A stretch of the Lolium perenne isolate Kyuss_39 chromosome 3, Kyuss_2.0, whole genome shotgun sequence genome encodes the following:
- the LOC127340185 gene encoding uncharacterized protein, producing the protein MSDLEIYNKMRLKKPDLSQPQPSLPEYFGTYAEDVENYCEMVRHCHPEVDDPMSAEVDEESLVLSSGGLPHGRLAMLNKAVKHTLTTTFTRLKAGLTKDSPPLPPRRRARQPAYDPDFEAAYVAAHQEYQVAFNQHQQQFMEYMAYIHVSSNLCFRK; encoded by the exons ATGTCTGACCtcgagatatacaacaagatgcggcttaagaagcccgatctctcgcagcctcagccctcgctccctgagtacttcggcacctacgccgaggacgtcgagaactactgcgagatggtgaggcattgtcacccggaggtggatgaccccatgagcgcggaggtcgacgaggagtcgttggtcctgtcgtccggagggttgccgcatggccgtctcgccatgctgaacaaggccgtcaagcataccctcaccacgaccttcacgcgtctcaaggcgggactcaccaaggacagcccccctctcccgcctcgtcgccgggctcggcaacccgcatacgac cctgacttcgaggcggcctacgtggccgctcatcaagaatatcaggtggccttcaaccagcaccagcagcagttcatggagtacatggcatatatacatgtaagttccaacctttgttttcgcaaatga
- the LOC139837695 gene encoding uncharacterized protein, protein MSVPCSDEDFRPAKAKAASLPPGVTAERCWCGRLAKVMQVEDFSDQFGMKFFMCASYEHDPPRSSASSSTRPPSPPPLCTWFHWIDTEQPDWARQEVEEKHRRAWATFFEEERWEKVRANEKAERERQIQKLRAEQAHNREVNQKRMDDEAARRFAEEEVRREAREAERKRLRERAAEAQAAEERGDKSGKWPRWTQGK, encoded by the exons atgagtgtgccttgctctgaCGAGGACTTTAGGCCGGCgaaggcgaaggctgcaagtttgcccccgggtgtgactgcggagcggtgttggtgcggccgtctTGCAAAGGTTATgcaggtggaggatttctccgaccagttcggcatgaaatttttcatgtgtgcgagctatgagcatgatccaccccgtagttcagcttcgtcgtccaccaggccgccG TCTCCCCCGCCCCTATGCAcatggtttcactggatagacacggagcagccggattgggcgcgtcaggaggttgaggagaaacaccggcgtgcgtgggcaacgttctttgaggaggagcgttgggaaaaggttcgtgctaatgaaaaagcagagcgggagaggcagatacagaaacttagggcggaacaagctcataatcgcgaggtgaatcagaagaggatggatgatgaggctgcacgtaggtttgcagaggaagaggtgcgcagggaggctcgtgaagcggagagaaagagactaagggaaagagctgctgaggcgcaagcggcagaagaacgcggcgacaagtcTGGGAAATGGCCACGGTGGACGCAGGGAAAGTAG